The Nitrosomonas sp. sh817 genome includes a window with the following:
- the mgtE gene encoding magnesium transporter — translation MTETNNSDQEDSQTPLQQITFLLRKYKLVEGLVNLQDSPDLSLSESVVQKKNLSELQDFLDQLHPADIAHILEALPLEDRLLIWSMIKSDRDGEILLETSEAVRATLITDMGTQELVAATEYLDADEIADLAPNLPQEVMEDVFRSLPIEEREQLRAAMSYPEDSVGALMDFDVITIREDVRLEVVLRYLRWLEEMPDHTDQLFVVDRNEQLKGVLLINRLLVSDPDTLVADVMTKEIIKLRPDDVAQQAANSFERYDLVSASVVDENDKLLGRVTVDTVIDFIRDKAENEALNLAGLSEEEDLFAPVLKSVKNRWGWLAINLITAFIASRVIGLFEDSIEKLVALAALMPIVAGIGGNSGNQTITMIVRALALEQINTRSTWKLLGKEIGVSLVNGLVWGTIIGLFTFAIYQNAELGLVMTLAMMLNLLLAASLGVLIPLTLRKFGRDPALGSSVMITAVTDSGGFFIFLGLATIFLL, via the coding sequence ATGACCGAAACCAATAATAGCGATCAAGAAGATTCGCAAACGCCCTTGCAACAGATCACATTTCTGTTGCGGAAGTATAAATTAGTCGAAGGCTTGGTGAATTTGCAGGACTCTCCCGATCTATCGTTAAGCGAGTCAGTGGTTCAGAAAAAAAACCTCTCTGAACTGCAGGATTTTTTAGATCAACTGCATCCCGCAGATATTGCGCACATTCTTGAAGCTTTGCCGCTGGAAGACAGGTTACTGATCTGGAGCATGATCAAATCCGACCGGGACGGCGAAATCTTGCTCGAAACTTCCGAAGCGGTTAGAGCAACGCTGATCACCGACATGGGCACGCAAGAATTGGTCGCCGCAACAGAATATCTGGATGCCGACGAAATTGCCGACCTTGCGCCTAACTTGCCGCAAGAAGTCATGGAAGATGTTTTTCGCTCATTGCCCATTGAAGAACGCGAACAATTGCGCGCCGCCATGTCCTATCCGGAGGACTCCGTGGGCGCATTGATGGATTTTGATGTGATTACCATCCGTGAAGACGTGCGGTTGGAAGTCGTACTGCGCTATTTACGCTGGCTTGAGGAGATGCCGGATCACACCGACCAGTTGTTCGTTGTCGACCGGAATGAACAATTAAAAGGCGTATTGCTCATCAATCGCTTATTAGTAAGCGACCCGGACACCTTGGTCGCCGACGTGATGACTAAAGAAATCATCAAGCTGCGCCCGGATGATGTTGCCCAGCAAGCCGCGAATTCGTTTGAACGCTATGATTTGGTTTCTGCATCGGTCGTCGACGAAAACGACAAATTGCTCGGCCGTGTCACCGTCGACACGGTCATTGATTTTATTCGTGACAAGGCTGAAAACGAAGCCTTGAATTTGGCTGGTTTAAGCGAAGAAGAAGATCTCTTTGCACCGGTTCTCAAAAGTGTCAAGAATCGTTGGGGATGGCTGGCAATCAACTTAATTACCGCCTTTATCGCATCCCGGGTTATCGGGTTATTCGAGGATTCTATCGAAAAGCTGGTGGCGTTGGCCGCTTTGATGCCGATCGTTGCAGGTATCGGCGGCAACTCGGGAAATCAAACAATTACCATGATTGTTCGAGCACTGGCATTGGAACAGATAAACACGCGCAGCACTTGGAAATTGCTCGGTAAGGAAATCGGCGTCAGTTTAGTGAACGGTCTTGTTTGGGGAACCATCATCGGTTTGTTCACATTTGCCATTTATCAGAATGCCGAACTGGGATTGGTTATGACGCTGGCGATGATGCTTAACTTGTTACTGGCGGCGTCCCTGGGTGTATTAATCCCGCTGACCTTGCGTAAATTCGGCCGGGATCCGGCGCTGGGTTCCAGTGTCATGATTACCGCCGTTACCGATAGCGGCGGCTTTTTTATTTTCCTGGGATTAGCGACTATTTTTTTGCTGTAA
- a CDS encoding peptide chain release factor 3, whose protein sequence is MSIQNEVARRRTFAIISHPDAGKTTLTEKLLMYAGAIHIAGSVKARKASRHATSDWMEIEKQRGISVASSVMQMEYRDCVINLLDTPGHQDFSEDTYRVLTAVDAALMVIDAANGVEAQTLRLLEVCRARNTPIVTFVNKMDREVREPLDLIDEIERTLGMSTIPFTWPVGMGKNFHGVCDLKNNCMRVFQPGSDRVDSDNEVIAQFDDPQIRQRFGRDLDVALQEIDLIKGASPVFDHAAFLAGEQTPVFFGSAINNFGIREILDALVDLAPPPESRNAIQREVLPDEKKFSGMVFKIQANMNLAHRDRIAFVRVCSGHFKRGMNLRVARNGKDIRTSTVVSFLSQRRDILEEAYPGDIIGIPNHGTLQLGDTLTEGEILQFTGLPFFAPEIFRTVEIADPLRSKQLKLGLAQLGEEGAIQVFRPHLGNMLLLGAVGTLQFEVVAHRLQHEYGVAARIASAKYQLARWITCDDPRELQRFIEANAHRIAYDAVDAPTFLASFGAELSVAQENWPAICFHKLREHAGLVFQNHLNG, encoded by the coding sequence ATGAGTATTCAAAACGAAGTGGCGCGCCGCCGCACATTCGCTATTATTTCACATCCCGACGCCGGGAAAACCACATTGACTGAGAAGCTGCTGATGTACGCCGGGGCGATTCATATCGCGGGCAGCGTTAAAGCGCGCAAAGCCAGCCGGCATGCCACATCCGATTGGATGGAGATCGAGAAGCAGCGCGGAATCTCGGTGGCGAGTTCGGTCATGCAGATGGAATACCGCGATTGCGTCATCAATTTGCTGGATACGCCGGGCCACCAGGATTTCTCGGAAGATACCTACCGCGTATTGACGGCGGTTGACGCCGCGCTGATGGTGATCGATGCTGCCAATGGTGTAGAAGCGCAGACTTTGCGGTTGCTGGAGGTGTGCCGCGCCCGCAACACCCCGATCGTGACATTTGTTAACAAAATGGACCGGGAAGTGCGTGAACCGCTGGATTTGATCGATGAGATCGAGCGTACGCTCGGCATGTCGACAATCCCTTTTACCTGGCCGGTTGGCATGGGAAAGAATTTTCACGGCGTGTGCGATTTGAAGAATAACTGCATGCGGGTTTTCCAACCGGGATCCGATCGCGTTGACAGTGATAATGAAGTGATTGCGCAATTCGACGATCCGCAAATCCGGCAGCGGTTTGGCAGGGATTTGGATGTCGCGTTGCAGGAAATCGATTTGATCAAAGGCGCATCTCCGGTTTTTGATCACGCGGCATTTCTTGCCGGCGAGCAAACACCGGTTTTCTTTGGCTCGGCGATCAATAACTTCGGCATACGGGAAATCCTCGATGCGCTGGTGGATCTCGCGCCGCCGCCGGAGTCGCGTAATGCTATTCAGCGGGAAGTGCTGCCGGATGAAAAAAAATTCTCCGGTATGGTATTCAAAATCCAAGCCAATATGAATCTTGCGCATCGCGACCGTATTGCGTTTGTGCGTGTTTGTTCCGGCCATTTCAAACGCGGCATGAATTTGAGAGTGGCGCGGAACGGCAAGGATATCCGCACCAGCACGGTGGTGTCGTTTTTGTCGCAACGGCGCGATATTCTCGAAGAAGCCTATCCCGGCGACATTATCGGCATACCGAATCATGGCACGCTGCAATTGGGCGATACATTAACCGAAGGCGAAATTTTGCAATTTACCGGTTTGCCATTCTTCGCGCCCGAGATTTTCCGTACGGTTGAGATTGCCGACCCGCTACGCAGCAAACAACTCAAGCTGGGTTTGGCGCAGTTGGGCGAGGAAGGGGCGATCCAGGTTTTCCGTCCGCATCTCGGCAATATGCTGTTGCTCGGGGCGGTCGGCACGCTGCAATTTGAAGTGGTCGCGCACCGTTTGCAGCATGAATACGGCGTCGCGGCTCGAATCGCTTCTGCAAAATATCAACTGGCGCGATGGATTACCTGCGACGATCCGCGCGAGTTGCAACGATTCATCGAAGCCAACGCGCACCGGATTGCGTACGATGCGGTTGATGCGCCGACCTTTCTGGCGTCGTTTGGCGCGGAACTGAGTGTAGCTCAGGAAAATTGGCCGGCGATCTGTTTCCATAAGTTGCGCGAGCATGCCGGTCTGGTTTTTCAAAACCACTTGAACGGATAA
- a CDS encoding ABC transporter permease: MPFSPIILWTDALVYLFVLTVFFWVWYVRRNEHLLMPWKRVGHSASGMSALTVLLFFLLAGLLDTVHFRPALDHKSPSGETIYSVEVLSLLDLILTPLRTNVEKTYSAPLATHLYAKETIESPDGGQVRAFARLEFGGSHLQDPEKEYFPDILGRIVKGLAYGFLVWLGMAICLISYLSRRHQQNFLQSMSAIWRRTSEIPWYAILITLLILLLLIGSSAMLAVHYHVLGTDKVGQDVLYQSLKSIRVALVIGTLTTLIMLPFALLLGIMAGYFRGWIDDVIQYIYTTLNSIPSVLLIAAAVLMMQVYIETHAELFETIASRADLRLLFLCMILGVTSWTSLCRLLRGEALKLRELEYIQAAHAFGVSHWRIISRHILPNVMHIVLIATVMDFSGLVLAEAVLSYVGVGVDPSMISFGTMINAARLEMAREPMVWWALLAAFGFMFTLVLSANLFADAVQNALDPRTRTLKLSSRFFQRYGKDEISPNKTSGSMTPAGSSNSK, from the coding sequence ATGCCTTTCAGCCCAATCATTCTGTGGACAGATGCACTTGTCTATTTGTTTGTCTTAACAGTATTTTTTTGGGTTTGGTATGTGCGTCGGAACGAACATCTGCTGATGCCATGGAAGCGTGTAGGGCATAGCGCCAGCGGAATGTCGGCACTGACGGTGCTGCTTTTTTTTCTGTTGGCCGGTTTGCTGGATACCGTGCATTTCCGCCCGGCGCTCGACCATAAGAGTCCGAGTGGCGAAACGATTTACAGCGTCGAAGTATTGAGTCTGCTGGATTTAATTTTAACGCCGCTACGCACCAATGTTGAGAAAACCTATTCCGCGCCGCTGGCAACTCATTTGTACGCGAAGGAGACGATCGAATCACCGGATGGCGGGCAAGTGCGGGCCTTCGCCCGGCTGGAATTCGGCGGTTCGCATTTGCAGGATCCCGAGAAAGAGTATTTTCCGGATATTCTTGGAAGAATCGTTAAAGGCCTGGCATACGGTTTTCTGGTGTGGCTTGGCATGGCAATTTGCTTAATTTCGTATCTGTCGCGCCGCCATCAACAAAATTTCCTTCAAAGTATGTCCGCGATCTGGCGGCGAACCAGCGAAATTCCATGGTACGCGATCCTGATCACGTTATTGATTTTGCTATTGCTGATCGGTTCCAGTGCAATGCTGGCGGTGCACTATCATGTGTTGGGTACCGATAAAGTCGGCCAGGATGTTTTGTATCAATCGCTTAAAAGCATCCGCGTTGCATTGGTGATTGGAACATTGACCACGCTGATCATGCTGCCGTTTGCTTTGCTGCTGGGGATCATGGCCGGGTATTTCCGGGGTTGGATCGACGATGTGATTCAGTATATCTATACCACGTTGAACTCGATTCCCAGCGTGCTGTTAATTGCGGCGGCGGTGCTGATGATGCAGGTTTATATCGAAACGCATGCGGAATTATTTGAAACCATTGCATCACGCGCCGATTTACGGTTGTTGTTTTTGTGCATGATTCTTGGTGTGACCAGTTGGACGAGCTTGTGCCGCTTGTTGCGCGGGGAAGCGCTTAAATTACGCGAATTGGAATACATTCAGGCGGCGCATGCGTTCGGGGTCTCGCATTGGCGCATCATCAGCCGCCATATCTTGCCGAATGTGATGCACATTGTGCTAATTGCAACCGTCATGGATTTCAGTGGATTGGTGCTGGCCGAGGCAGTATTGTCCTATGTTGGTGTCGGTGTCGATCCTTCGATGATCAGCTTTGGCACCATGATTAATGCCGCGCGTCTGGAGATGGCCCGGGAACCGATGGTGTGGTGGGCTTTGCTGGCAGCGTTCGGCTTTATGTTCACGCTGGTGTTGAGCGCCAATCTGTTTGCCGATGCGGTGCAAAACGCGCTGGATCCGCGTACCCGGACGTTGAAATTAAGCAGTCGTTTTTTTCAACGGTATGGAAAAGATGAGATTTCTCCAAACAAGACTTCCGGCTCCATGACTCCGGCAGGTTCATCCAATTCGAAATGA
- a CDS encoding OprO/OprP family phosphate-selective porin — MKLNRFILMAIVAVNLGMLSNAYALDLYVDTTTKQIYAEPGPGRVHMGTFVKAESTPAKNEPPKVVEAPLKTPADSGQLAENQSEEMKKRRSAERLARISEKAEKARFVNQVSLLEERMKEVEKIHGTFDDRGLHWATKDGNFSMSLNGRIQPASQYNFENDPNPAFGANTANELNSGMNIRRARLGVEGTFFKVWDYKFEYDFSRGNGSVGSGITDAFVRLNHTDALSYKLGSFKEPFSLEEAASNRYLTFIERHMSVNSFVDNPNTYKTGIGANYAVRRWQTGIAFQTEPIGSWSSASTSVNANGNQNRNNGSGDTGWQGIGRISGRPWMEDDTKFLHLGISAGHTNVNTQYRADGTMVGEGQIGGGGGMSFFAFPGTNVDRTNILNTGNLSTGALGNPNRREVTSYDRFGAETWFVYGPLSLQGEYLRTNINGVGYDNEHLTGYYGFASYFLTGESKAYHVRNGAANRIKPNRPFQFNGSGWGAWEIAAGYDYIDMNSGVIAGGKADMVRFGLNWYPHSNVKFQANVIHVLDINTARTPITNTDGYSGGAGARTNGWNNGDLSAFLTQWTIDF, encoded by the coding sequence ATAGATTTATCTTGATGGCGATCGTTGCAGTTAATCTAGGCATGTTATCCAATGCGTATGCTTTGGATCTATATGTTGATACGACAACCAAGCAGATTTATGCGGAACCGGGGCCAGGGCGTGTGCATATGGGGACGTTTGTGAAAGCCGAGAGCACGCCAGCCAAAAACGAACCACCTAAAGTCGTGGAAGCACCATTAAAAACACCGGCAGACTCTGGACAATTGGCTGAAAATCAATCCGAGGAAATGAAAAAAAGAAGATCTGCGGAACGTCTTGCCAGAATTTCCGAAAAGGCGGAAAAGGCCCGGTTTGTCAATCAAGTGTCCTTGCTTGAAGAACGCATGAAAGAAGTAGAAAAAATTCATGGCACTTTTGACGATCGCGGTTTGCATTGGGCAACCAAGGACGGCAATTTTTCTATGTCGCTCAATGGCCGTATTCAACCGGCTTCGCAGTACAATTTTGAGAATGATCCAAATCCGGCATTTGGTGCCAACACTGCAAACGAATTAAACAGCGGCATGAATATCCGCCGGGCGCGTTTAGGGGTTGAAGGTACTTTTTTCAAAGTATGGGATTATAAATTTGAGTACGATTTCAGCCGCGGTAACGGATCGGTCGGATCGGGAATTACCGATGCTTTTGTGCGTTTGAATCATACCGATGCGCTGTCCTATAAACTGGGTTCGTTCAAGGAACCGTTTAGTTTGGAAGAAGCCGCCAGTAACCGCTATCTGACTTTTATCGAACGGCATATGTCGGTTAACTCCTTCGTCGATAACCCGAATACCTATAAAACCGGTATTGGTGCCAATTATGCGGTTAGAAGGTGGCAAACCGGGATTGCGTTTCAAACGGAACCGATCGGTTCATGGTCTTCGGCTTCAACATCGGTCAATGCCAACGGTAACCAGAACCGTAACAACGGCTCGGGCGATACCGGCTGGCAAGGCATCGGCCGGATCAGCGGCAGACCATGGATGGAAGACGATACCAAATTCCTGCATCTCGGTATTTCGGCTGGCCACACGAATGTCAATACGCAGTATCGCGCCGATGGCACGATGGTTGGTGAGGGACAAATCGGCGGCGGGGGGGGTATGTCGTTCTTCGCGTTTCCAGGAACCAACGTCGACCGGACCAATATTTTGAATACCGGTAATTTAAGCACCGGCGCGCTGGGCAATCCCAATCGCCGCGAAGTCACCAGCTACGACCGCTTTGGTGCAGAGACCTGGTTTGTGTACGGCCCATTGTCGTTGCAAGGTGAATATTTGCGTACCAATATCAATGGTGTCGGTTACGATAATGAACATCTGACGGGATATTACGGTTTTGCAAGTTACTTCCTGACCGGCGAATCTAAAGCGTATCATGTCAGAAACGGCGCGGCGAACCGGATTAAACCGAACCGTCCATTCCAGTTTAACGGATCGGGCTGGGGTGCTTGGGAAATCGCGGCCGGTTACGATTACATCGATATGAATTCGGGTGTCATTGCGGGCGGTAAAGCGGATATGGTTAGATTCGGTTTGAACTGGTATCCGCATTCGAACGTTAAATTCCAGGCGAACGTGATACATGTGCTCGATATCAATACCGCCAGGACGCCGATTACCAATACCGATGGTTACTCCGGCGGCGCCGGCGCCCGTACCAATGGCTGGAACAATGGCGACTTGAGCGCTTTCCTGACCCAATGGACCATCGACTTTTAG
- a CDS encoding YicC/YloC family endoribonuclease — protein sequence MIFSMTGFAAASQETPYGSFNLEIRSVNNRFLDIQFRLPDDFRRLEAAMRELLTAQLSRGKIECRLLFSPAHTLDIDQQLNHSLLERLMQLEQTIKTRYSSAASLTVAEILKWPGMLESNTAPSEEWDEIGMMLLQTALKDLKAARMREGDKLRSILLDRILQMRQLLQIASPRIPALIASFEDKLRARLEEILGNNENERIHQEITLFASKIDVDEELSRLQAHLDEVERILNQGGAVGKRLDFMMQELHREANTIGSKSVDLEISRISMELKVLVEQMREQVQNIE from the coding sequence ATGATATTCAGTATGACCGGCTTCGCGGCCGCAAGCCAGGAAACACCCTACGGATCGTTTAATCTCGAAATTCGTTCCGTCAATAACCGCTTTCTTGATATCCAGTTTCGCCTGCCGGATGATTTCCGCCGGCTGGAAGCTGCGATGCGGGAACTGCTGACCGCGCAGCTCAGCCGTGGCAAAATTGAGTGCCGGCTGTTGTTCTCACCGGCTCATACGTTGGACATTGATCAACAACTTAATCACAGTTTGCTGGAACGATTGATGCAATTGGAACAGACCATCAAAACGCGTTATTCTTCCGCAGCTTCTTTAACCGTCGCAGAAATTCTGAAGTGGCCGGGTATGCTCGAAAGTAATACAGCGCCAAGCGAGGAATGGGACGAAATCGGTATGATGTTGCTGCAAACTGCGCTAAAGGATTTAAAAGCCGCGAGGATGCGCGAGGGAGATAAGCTGAGATCGATTTTGCTGGATCGTATTTTGCAAATGCGCCAACTGCTGCAAATTGCATCCCCGCGCATCCCGGCATTGATTGCTTCGTTCGAGGATAAATTACGCGCCCGGCTGGAAGAAATACTCGGCAATAATGAGAACGAGCGGATTCACCAGGAGATCACGCTATTTGCCAGTAAAATCGATGTCGATGAAGAGTTGTCGCGCTTGCAAGCGCATCTTGACGAAGTGGAACGCATTTTGAACCAAGGCGGTGCGGTGGGTAAACGATTGGATTTTATGATGCAGGAATTGCACCGTGAAGCCAACACCATCGGTTCAAAGTCGGTTGATCTCGAGATTTCCCGGATTTCCATGGAATTAAAGGTGCTTGTCGAACAAATGCGTGAGCAAGTGCAGAATATTGAGTAA
- a CDS encoding PstS family phosphate ABC transporter substrate-binding protein → MPKSCNVKVLISLFLLSFWISAAGAVNAQSVVKIDGSSTVYPITQAVADQFQEVKQGAIQVTIAVSGSGGGFRKFCRGDIDIVNASRPILKNEMKECKNAGVQYVEIPVAFDALTVAIHSGNTWSKTMTVAQLRKLWEPAAEGKITHWNQINSIWPAEAIKLFGPARDSGTYDYFTGAITGKAKSSRTDFTRSDDDTSLVQAVAGDKNGLGFLGFAYYIENQDKVTAVAIDNGTGQGAVLPSVESVEDGSYQPLSRPMFIYVSLKSAGKPEVKEFVEFYLKNALLLVKETHFFPLPPRAYTTMLGHFNKKRAGTVFNGVPVIGLTIDELIRREERLQYENY, encoded by the coding sequence ATGCCAAAATCATGCAATGTTAAGGTACTAATTTCTTTATTCTTATTGAGTTTCTGGATCAGCGCTGCCGGAGCCGTAAACGCACAGTCAGTGGTTAAAATCGACGGTTCCAGTACTGTTTATCCGATTACTCAAGCGGTGGCCGACCAGTTTCAGGAAGTCAAGCAGGGGGCAATTCAGGTGACGATTGCTGTCTCCGGCAGCGGTGGCGGTTTCCGGAAGTTTTGCCGGGGAGATATCGACATTGTCAATGCTTCCCGCCCGATCCTGAAAAATGAAATGAAAGAATGCAAAAATGCCGGGGTGCAATATGTGGAAATACCAGTGGCGTTCGATGCGCTGACGGTAGCGATCCATTCCGGCAATACTTGGAGCAAGACCATGACGGTTGCGCAGTTGAGGAAACTCTGGGAACCGGCAGCCGAAGGTAAAATCACCCACTGGAATCAAATTAATTCGATATGGCCGGCAGAAGCAATCAAACTGTTCGGTCCTGCGAGAGATTCCGGTACTTACGATTATTTTACCGGAGCAATCACTGGAAAAGCGAAGTCAAGCCGTACAGATTTCACCAGATCCGATGATGACACCAGCTTGGTGCAAGCGGTAGCCGGTGATAAAAACGGCTTGGGTTTTCTCGGGTTTGCGTATTACATTGAAAATCAGGATAAGGTCACTGCAGTGGCGATTGACAACGGTACTGGTCAAGGAGCGGTTCTGCCGTCCGTAGAATCTGTTGAAGACGGCAGTTATCAACCGTTATCCAGACCCATGTTTATCTATGTCAGCCTCAAAAGTGCCGGGAAACCGGAAGTAAAGGAATTCGTCGAGTTTTATCTCAAAAATGCCTTGCTATTGGTCAAGGAAACCCATTTTTTTCCATTGCCGCCACGAGCCTATACAACCATGCTGGGGCATTTCAATAAAAAAAGAGCGGGTACGGTTTTCAATGGCGTGCCGGTGATTGGCTTGACGATTGACGAATTGATCCGCCGGGAGGAGCGCTTGCAGTATGAAAATTATTAG
- a CDS encoding ABC transporter ATP-binding protein, translating to MKTLLEIDDLATILHTGSLPVRAVDGLSLNILQGETFALLGESGCGKSMTALSVMRLLPDVGEIAAGQIRMHGVDLLQLPEAAMRKVRGKQIGMIFQEPMLSLNPVLTIAEQIGEVLEQHLNLAPAAMQARIQELLEQVGIPDAQRRMHEYPFQFSGGMKQRVMIAMALAGEPELLIADEPTTALDVTIQAQVLDLMRHIQRHTRMAILLITHDLGVVAEMAQRVAVMYAGEIVELAPRSAFFQQPAHPYSQQLFASLPGKHKRDQALTVMNGVVPSLSQQFSGCRFADRCNQVMAICREAVPQWHQLDDAHQVRCHLYQSGVNHALPVTGVSSPGVALHTETNRTEQVLLQVADLKVHFPVHKGLFKRVAGHIKAVDGVSFQIAAGKTLALVGESGCGKTTIGKSILQLIQPTAGSVRFKGQELTGLKRSQLKPVRSQFQIIFQDPYSSLNPRMRIKEILQEGMSALKAGAVSPPANDGGLQDNSSELEIDSLLQRVGLPAEVKWRYPHEFSGGQRQRIAIARALAVNPKLLICDEPTSALDVSVQAQILNLLKTLQNNLGLAFLFITHNIAVVEYLADEVAVMYLGRIVERGLIDEVMGSPRHPYTQALLSSVPRIAADADRQFVPLKGDLPSPAAPPAGCHFHPRCAQAMAVCRERYPSASSFSATHSTHCFLYSPEQIS from the coding sequence ATGAAAACTTTGCTGGAAATAGACGATCTGGCAACGATATTGCATACCGGCAGTTTGCCAGTCCGCGCGGTCGATGGCTTGTCGTTGAATATTTTGCAAGGAGAGACATTCGCGCTGTTAGGTGAATCCGGCTGCGGCAAGTCGATGACGGCTCTGTCGGTTATGCGGTTGCTGCCGGATGTGGGTGAAATCGCCGCCGGACAGATCAGAATGCATGGCGTGGATCTTTTGCAATTGCCCGAGGCGGCTATGCGCAAGGTTCGTGGTAAGCAGATCGGCATGATTTTTCAAGAACCCATGCTGAGCCTGAACCCGGTGTTGACGATCGCCGAGCAAATTGGAGAAGTATTAGAACAGCATCTGAATCTGGCGCCGGCGGCGATGCAGGCGCGTATTCAAGAATTGCTCGAGCAAGTCGGTATTCCGGATGCGCAACGGCGCATGCACGAATATCCGTTTCAATTTTCCGGAGGCATGAAGCAGCGCGTCATGATCGCGATGGCGTTAGCCGGTGAGCCGGAGCTGTTGATCGCCGATGAACCGACCACTGCCCTGGATGTTACGATTCAGGCACAAGTGCTGGATTTGATGCGGCATATCCAGCGACACACGCGCATGGCAATATTATTGATTACCCATGATTTGGGGGTGGTGGCGGAAATGGCGCAGCGCGTGGCGGTGATGTATGCCGGAGAAATCGTTGAACTGGCGCCCCGCTCGGCTTTTTTTCAGCAACCGGCGCATCCCTATTCGCAGCAATTATTCGCTTCGCTACCCGGTAAGCATAAACGCGATCAAGCGTTGACGGTAATGAACGGCGTTGTGCCGTCGTTATCTCAGCAATTCAGCGGTTGCCGTTTTGCCGACCGATGCAATCAAGTAATGGCGATTTGCCGTGAGGCGGTTCCACAATGGCATCAGCTCGATGATGCGCATCAAGTTCGTTGTCATTTGTATCAATCCGGTGTGAACCACGCCCTGCCGGTAACCGGCGTGAGTTCACCAGGGGTTGCGCTGCATACTGAAACAAATCGAACGGAACAAGTGTTATTGCAAGTGGCGGATCTCAAAGTGCATTTCCCGGTTCACAAAGGCTTGTTCAAACGGGTGGCCGGGCATATTAAAGCGGTTGATGGCGTGTCGTTTCAAATCGCCGCCGGGAAAACGCTGGCATTGGTCGGGGAATCCGGTTGCGGTAAAACGACCATAGGCAAAAGTATTCTGCAGTTGATTCAACCCACTGCGGGAAGTGTGCGGTTCAAAGGGCAAGAATTGACGGGCTTGAAGCGGAGCCAGTTAAAACCGGTGCGTTCGCAGTTCCAGATTATTTTCCAGGATCCCTATTCGTCATTGAATCCGCGCATGCGTATCAAGGAAATCTTGCAAGAAGGCATGAGCGCGTTGAAAGCCGGTGCCGTCAGCCCGCCAGCGAATGACGGAGGTTTACAGGACAATTCAAGCGAGCTGGAAATCGATTCGTTATTGCAACGAGTCGGATTGCCTGCTGAGGTAAAATGGCGTTATCCGCACGAATTTTCCGGTGGTCAGCGTCAGCGCATTGCCATTGCGCGTGCTTTGGCAGTGAATCCAAAACTATTGATTTGCGATGAACCGACCAGCGCTTTGGATGTTTCGGTGCAGGCGCAAATTCTGAATTTGTTAAAAACGCTGCAAAATAACTTGGGGCTTGCTTTTTTGTTTATTACCCACAATATCGCTGTTGTAGAATATTTGGCGGATGAGGTTGCTGTCATGTATCTTGGACGGATCGTCGAACGCGGGTTGATCGATGAGGTAATGGGGAGTCCCAGGCATCCCTATACCCAAGCATTGTTATCGTCGGTTCCGCGGATCGCAGCAGACGCGGATCGGCAATTTGTTCCGTTAAAAGGCGATTTGCCGTCACCGGCTGCGCCCCCGGCTGGCTGTCATTTTCATCCGCGTTGCGCGCAGGCGATGGCGGTATGCCGGGAGCGTTATCCGTCGGCCAGCTCATTCAGTGCAACGCATTCCACACACTGCTTTCTTTATTCACCCGAACAGATTTCTTGA